The region TGCTATTGTAAATCAAAGGTAACTCTGACAAAGGGGAGAcaatgatgcatctgactccattgatatcagaaggctaattaattactttattatactatactatatacatttcatctaaactgaatctgccaagcatTCACTCTGCACACACCTGCTCACACTGCACTGAATCTCATGACTGTCACCCAACATtccctacacacacacactcttggccctgataggccaaggaaagaaaacatcctcactttggctaaacaatctccatattgcattctgctttggcacaaacacaggcacagcaagtgataagaattgtgttttccctttctctgaggttaagagaatgtgaatctcagaaatccttgggaagaattgtgccttgcttttctctgtgaagggaaatgtggcaacaccctgccatgtgcagggacccctctcactagaccaggttgctccaagccctgtccagcctggctttggacacttccagggatggggcagccgcAAACAGAGATTAATCCTGGCTTTCATCCCCTAAACACAAGCCCCATGTTCCCATGAGTTCCTGTCCCACTCTTTACTGTCCCCCTCCTTCAAAGCCTCTGTGCCCCCAGaaggacagggctgtgtttgtgctccCAGTACCATGAGAAGGAAGGGAACTcaccaggacagggctgtgtttcTGCCCCCAGAACCATGAGAAGGAAGGGAACTCAAAAGGACCGGGCTGTGTTTCTGCCCCCAGTACCATGAGAAGGAAGGGAACTCAAAAGGACAGAGCTGTGATTCTGCCCCCAGTACCACGAGCTCGGGGTGAAAGGAGGGCAGCTCACaaggacagggctgtgtttcTGCCCCCAGAACCATAAGAAGGAGGGGAGCTCACaaggacagggctgtgtttcTGCCCCCAGAACCATAAGAAGGAGGGGAGCTCACaaggacagggctgtgtttcTGCCCCCAGTACCATAAgcctggggaggaaggaggggagctcaccaggacagggctgtgtttcTGCCCCCAGAACCATGAGAAGGAGGGGAGCTcaccaggacagggctgtgtttcTGCCCTCAGTACCACGAGCTCGGGGTGGAAGGAGGGGAGCTcaccaggacagggctgtgtttcTGCCCCCAGTACCACGAGCTCGGGGTGGAAGGAGGGGAGCTCAGaaggacagggctgtgtttcTGCCCCCAGTACCATGAGAAGGAGGGGAGCTcaccaggacagggctgtgtttcTGCCCCCAGTACCACGAGCTCGGGGTGGAAGGAGGGGAGCTCAGAAGGACAGGGCTGTTGTTTTTGCCCCCAGTACCATGAGAAGGAGGGGAGCTcaccaggacagggctgtgtttcTGCCCCCAGTACCACGAGCTCGGGGTGGAAGGaggggagctgtggctggcagccagctccGACCGCCGCGTCAGCGTCTGGGGCTCCGACTGGCTCCAGGACAAGTGTGAGCTCCTCGACTGGCTCAgcttcccagcccctgctggccCTGAGGTGAGTGTGGcacctgccaggccctgcctgctcctggtgTGAGGCTGGGCACCAGCAGAGATGGAGGAGGGAGGCTCTGAGAGTGACTGTGTGCTTAGGGAAGGCAGCTCTGTTAGTCCAGCTCACAGAGTGTTGCCAATGCACCTTCTTGGGCGTGGAAGTAAAGTAGCAGGGCCAgactgctctgcagcactgactTTAAGCATGGGAGCCCTAAACTGCACCTGCAAAGAGCTGAGAGCCCTGTGGCAgcaaagcagagcccaggcagcagtGAGCAGGAGGGAGAGCTAATTATGAGCTTGCTGCTAATTCTGACACTCCTGAGTGTGAGTGCTCTGAGCCAGGAGCGTGGTGATGGCTTCCCAGAGCCAAGTACTCAGCCCTGTGtgcctctgctgcttggcagaggcctctggctccagcccaggggcagggtTTGGGCAGCAGGACAcctgctggaaaagcaggaggatCTGTGTTGGTTGGAGAGGATGGAGATGGTCCCTAGTGCAGGTGACATTGGCAGACAGAGGGGAGctgggtggttttgggggggaaagaggcagtgcctcagactGGGTCCATACAGCACCTGGGCTCTGTCAGTAATTCTTCCATTTATTACCAAAAAGATGGATTTGCTCTGGAAAGAAGCTCACtacagctctccctgcagcatgAAGGTTTGATCTTGCATCCCCTGCTCAAGATCTGCCTCCTGGGCCCTGTTTTCTTGTGTTAAGCTGATTCATAACCAAATCCCAGCTTCAAGCCCATGCAGCAGTAATATGTCAGTGGGAATTCAACCTGTTGGAGCCTCATGGGACCTGCTCCTACAACACTAAATGATTTGCTCCAGGTTTCCATGGCAGGGTGTGGTTGTTCCTTGCTTTCCCTGAGCCAGAGATGGGAATGCAAGAGGGAGGAAGCAGCCTCCACCATACTCATGTCTCACTGCTCAAAccctcacagccctggggtCCCTCTGTGCTCTCCTGTTATCTCTCATTGATCCAAATAAGAGAACCCAGCCTGTTTTGTTGCCTTTGGTTTCCCTCTTCAGGGTCTGGACagcctccctcccagcctggctgcgtTCTGCCCTTGGGAACATGGTGTCCTGGTCTACGTGGGTTTTGGGCTGCAGAAGGAAGCTTTGttctacagcctgaggaaaaAACAGGTACCTGTCCCCTGCCAcgggcagtggggacaggggaggCTGCCCTGTGTGTTACCCTCAGTCCCAGGGGTGGGGTGGGCtcaggcagctgctcagggaacagattttcattttggaaaCTCCCGAGTGtggcccaggtgagcagcagagccctgccccagcctcaggcTGCATCCAGGCAGGCAGCCAGTCCCTGATCCCAGCGAGAGGAAGGTGGCTGCTTCCAGAACATCCAACACTCTCTGCATTGTCTCCTGGATGCCTGGGGCAGCTTTAGGAGCTGTGCACCCTCAGCCTCCCCATCACCCTCCGtagggctgtggctgcacagctgtggctctgccctcCCCTTTGAGCTGCCCGTGTTTCTCTTGCTGGCCTGCAGGTGCTCAGGAAGATCTCCCTGCCAGCCTTTGCCACGTCcctcagcctgtccccagctgcaccTTTCATGGCTCTTGGCTTTAGTGGTGAgtgctgggggtgcctgggCCACTCCTTCTTCTGCCAGAGGGGAAACAAGTGTCCTCATTCATCCAAACAAGAGACATGTCCTCAAACCTGGGAGCTACAGTCCAGGGAGAGGAGAAACCTCCAGGAGGCTCCTGGGTCAGAAATGAGACGCATGAGGTCAATCCTCTTGGCCATGGGCCACTGCAATGACTTCGCGGGGTTCTGGACTGTCTCCATTTCTGCAGCCTGTGAGGCAGCAGGGACCTTCCCACAGTATGGGTACAGGCAGGACCctgctcctggcaagggcaccTTCCTCCTGGAGCAGTTTGggtctgtctgtcctgtgtcactcagctcagcagcagggagagagccTGGGGAGTGACTGGGAACGGTGCTTCTGGCTGGGAGAggacaggggctgggggtgactgggaaTGGTGCTTCTGGCTGGGAGAggacaggggctgggggtgactgggaaTGGTGCTTCTGGCTGGGagaggacagggagggaggCTGAGAGGGAATGGTGCTTCTGGCCAGAACAGGACATGAAAAGGGGGTAGGAGGTGACCACAGATGGTGCTTCTGGAAGGGACTAGAGATGGAGAAGGTCTGTGAGTGACAGGGAATGGTCTGGAGGGCGATGGGGGCCAGTGGGAGgctcctggcagagccctgagccgCTGCTCTCCCCAGACCGGCTGCTgcggctgcagccctgccccgcCGGGACCCCGCAGGACTACGCCGGCCATGACGACACCGTGCACCTCTGCCGCTTCGCGCCCTCGGGCCGCTGCCTCCTCACGGCCTCGCACAGCGCCGTGCTCGTGTGGGAGCTGCCGGGCGCCTGAGCCGGGCTGGCCCCGCACCAGCGACGCTTCTCCAGCAGGACAGGCCCCGGCTCCGGCCGCAGCCAGGCCCGAGCCGCTCCCTCACGGCTGCAGCGGCTGgcccgcccgcggccccgcccgggCCTGGAATGTGTGTCACGGCCCCGTTCGCCGTTTGTTGCCGTTGAACGTTTTGTTTTCGTTAATAAACCATCCAAAGACCAAGGCTGGAGGTCTGTGTATGCTGgcgccgccagggggcgccgcGCTGCCCGCGCCTCTCTGCGCCGCCGCTCGCTGCTGCGGCCGGAAGCGgggggggccgggccgggccgggcaggcgGCGGCGCCGCCATGAAACGGGACGTGCGGATCCTCCTGCTCGGGGAGGGTGAGGGGGGCACGGGCACGGGGCCGGGGGAGGCTCCTGCAGCCcggcagggggcacggggagCCGGGGGAGAGGGTTCTCCTGCAAGGGAGGAGCGAGGGCGGGCAGGGGGCCCAGGCGGACCCCCCGTCACAGGCGGGACCAAGGGACAGACCGGGCCCGTCATTGTCACCGGGCGATCCCGGCTCCGGACGTGGCTCCCAcctgccgctggccccctcaAGCTCTGCCGTGCCGGTGCCCATGTCAACGTCCTCCCTTTATTTCCTAGCCCAGGTGGGGAAGACGTCCCTGATCATGGCTCTGGTGGGAGAGGAGTTTCCTGAAGAGGTGAGTGGGGAGGGGACGCGCACGGCCCCAGCCCAGGCCCCTCGCTGGGTGGGACAGctctgtcccagtgtccccgcTGGAGGTGGGACTGGGTGGGACAGctctgtcccagtgtccctgctggagATGGGGCTGGGTGGGACAGCTCTGTCCTCAGTGTCCCCGCTGGAGGTGGGACTGGGTGGGACAGctctgtcccagtgtccccgctggaggtggggctgggtgggacagctctgtcccagtgtccctgctggagatgggctgggtgggacagctctgtcccagtgtccccgcTGGAGATGGGCTGGGTGGGACAGctctgtcccagtgtccccgcTGGAGGTGGGACTGggtgggacagctctgccccagtgtccccgcTGGAGATGGGACTGGGTGGGACAGCTCtgtcctcagtgtccctgctggagatgggctgggtgggacagctctgtcccagtgtccctgctggagatggggctgggtgggacagctctgtcctcagtgtccctgctggagatgggctgggtgggacagctctgtcctcagtgtccctgctggagATGGGCTGGGTGGGACAGCTCTGTCCTCAGTATCCCCGCTGGAGGTGGGACTGGGTGggacagctctgtccccagtgtcccagctggaggtgggactgcctgggagGTGCTCGCAGCTCACGGGGCTGGTTCAGGTGAACTCAATGAGGACCGCAGGGAACTCCAGCTGGGGTGGTGTTTTTCTCAGTTTGTGCTCTGATTCCGACCTGGGGGCTGATCCTGACTTGCACTCTCTCTGCCCTGAGGAGGGTGTTGGTGCCTCCCAGGGCCccccttgctgctgctgggggtctctcaccagcacagcagggctggcaccaccACAAAGCCCTTGGAAGGGgcagctccattccctgcccgCTGCACCCTCTGGAGATGGGTTtggtgctctgagcagcagcatccagccagATGTGCCCCTCAACATCTGGCTGCCACAGCATAGTTTGGGTAGGGAAATGGGATCAGTCTGTCCAGGCACATTTTCCCTGAGCTTCAGGTGGTTTCTCCTGCTGCCCATGTGTGCCCTCCATGGTGTTGTGCTGGGCAGCATCAGGTCAGGGGTTTGAGgggaccagccctgcaccccttctctgctcccagcccagcccagaggagCCCAGGGAGTGTCCAGGGTTTATCTCCACCGGGATCAGGAGCTTGgtgtgagggaggcaggtggaagtTCCACCTGGAGGccactgcctgtgccagggctggagtgcagggggctgctgcagcctggtggGCCAAGAGTGATCCGTGATCCACAGCTcatcctgccctggcagtggcCAAGGCTCTGAAGTCCCTTGTCACCTGTGCTGCTTGGCTGGAGGGGGTGTGCTGCCTTTGCAGGTGCCCCCCCGGGCAGAGGAGATCACCATCCCGGCCGATGTCACCCCTGAGAAGGTCCCCACACACATTGTGGACTACTCAGGTAGGGCCCTGTCCTGCCTGgcttctccccttccctgcctgcccgaGGGCTTTGGGACGGggtggccctgcctgggcagctggtGATGGCTTCATTCCCCTTGCAGAGTCGGAGCAGAcggaggaggagctgcaggaggagatcgccaaggtgagcagggctggccgGGACGGGCACAGGAGGCTGTGGTCCCCAGGGGACACATGgctgctcccctcccctccctgttAGCCACCCAGAGAGGCACAGGCAGTTGGTTATCCATGGATTAATGCTCCTGGTTTGTTTAGAGGCTTGTTTAATCCTGCTCTGTCTTGTAAGCTGTTGTGTGTGGCTTGTCCAGGGCCTCCGGGGAGCCTCCAGAAGGCGAGTAGTGGGGGCAGCTCGCTGCCcacgggaggaggaggaggaggcaggagcaaACACTGTGCTCTCAGCCTCAGGATATTCCCCACAGACTCAGAAGAGGGAGGAGCAGTTGCTGGGTTTGGGCAGGACCCCTGCTTAGATCCCTGTGGCTGCCTGATgaagctgtggcacagaggagttaatctgggagctggagctgcaggcgagcactgggcagggagggatgagggagccctcagagcagccatGGAGGAATAATTAAGTTGTCTGGCTGGGTTGGACCCAGCTGCTCTTTGCCCTGGGATTAACCTTGACTCTGCAGACATGAGGACCTTTTAATTATGGATAATAAAACCATTTCTCTCACGTGAGCAAAGCTGTTTAATCTCCCAACCCCGGTGGCTAACAGTCGAGAAGGTGGGCACGGGGGTCCTGCTCCCTCCACCCAGACAGCAGGAGTACACAGAAGCTTTAAATGGCTCCAGGAAATCCTGCCTAAACCCTTGTGTGTCCTCGGATTAGCATTAAACTCTCTGCTGAAAGGACCAGTGATCCCTCCTGTCTGCTTCCGATAAAGCCTCGGTGCTGGCCCTGTCTGCAGGGGTCAGGAGGGGAGGAGAGCTGGGGCATGGCTGCTGTGAGGGGGGTCTGGGCCAGCAGgcgtgggagcagcagctcctgaggcagaggaacttctcccaggagctcctgaggcagaggaacttctcccaggagctcctgaggcagaggaacttctcccaggagctcctgaggcagaggaacttctcccaggagctcctgaggcagaggagctgctcccaggggctcGAGGGCTCGTGCTGAGGGCACGGGGGGCTGTGTACGTGTCCGTGCTCACGTGCGCTCAGCCCAGCGCTTCCCTGGCAGCTCAGGCAgcattccctgctgccctggcattccctgctgccctggcattccctgctgccctggcattaccctgctgccctggcattccctgttcccctggcattccctgctcccatgtcattccctgctgccatggcattccctgcagcccttgcattccctgctgccctggcattccctgctgccctgacaTTCCCTGCTTCCATTtcattccctgctgccctggcattccctgctgccctggcattccctgctgccctggcattccctgcTTCCATGgcattccctgctgccctggcattccctgctcccatgtcattccctgttcccctggcattccctgctgccctggcattccctgctcccatagcattccctgctgccctggcattccctgctcccatcgcattctctgctgccctggcattccctgctgccatggcatTCCCTGATGCCATGGCAttccctgctgccatggcattccctgctgccctggcattccctgctgccctggcattccctgctcccattgcattccctgcagcccttgcattccctgctgccctggcattccctgctgccatggcattccctgctgccatggcattccctgctcccatgtcattccctgctgccctggccttccctgctgccctggccttccctgctgccctggccttccctgctgccctggcattccctgctgccctggcattccctgctgccctggcattccttgctTCCATGGCATTCCCTGCTGCCACAAGTGTGGCAGGGACCCCTCACCACCCTCTCCTGTTTCTCTTGCAGGCCAACGTGGTCTGCATGGTGTACGATGTCACCAAGGAAGCCACCATTGACAAGGTAATGGGTCCCCACCATGGccctgctccagtgctggggtttctgtgctgccctgtggTGTGGGCACGTACTGATGGCCCCTAGCCCTGTGGGATTTTGGGTCAGAGATTCTTGCTAGCAGAAGCTGAGTCCCACCCAAGGTTGTTActcacagcaggacagcaggctTGTTGCATCCCGGTGCTGGcacccagcatccctggggctgctctgcctgctggtgTGAGGGGATGCTGGGGAGCAGATGGCTGCAGGGAATgttcctgcctgcctggagctgtgctcacagccctttccctctgctcaccTTCCAGATTCGCACAAAGTGGATCCCCATGGTCAACGGGGGACTTGAGAAGGGGTCCAGGTACTGTGTGGGGTGCAGAATTGGGGGGttctgggggctgtggggtgccCACCATCCTCACCTCCTTCTGAGGGTACTGAGAGCAAACCAGCTTTGTGGTTTGATCCAGGCTGGGTTGAATGGGAGCCATGGTCTAAtgggggtgtccctgcctatggcagggcgtgggatgggatgagctttaaggtccctcccaaccaaaaccattccagGACTGTGGTTTGTGGCCAGACCACTTAGAGCAGAAGCACAGGGGCACTTTCCTCCACCAGAGATCCCGTTGAGGCAGGGGGTCACTGAGGAGGGATCCTTCTCCCCCCGTGATCTCAGGCagacaggcagggagaggaggctgccagGGGGGTGTGGGAGCACAGAAGCTTTAGTTTGTGTGTGGATCTCTTGGGCagaaggctgctgtgctggattAAAGGCTCCTGAGCATATTGTTGCTGGGTGAAAGCATAAGCAGGATCAGGCAGTCTGTTTCTCCAGATGGATGCTCCCGGCTGTGGGAGGCAGGAAAGCTGCTCTGGACCTTGCAGAGGAGAGCTGGGGCCTCCCTGACCTGCCCATGGGAGCACCAGTGGCTggcacagtgctgggagggctggccTCACTCGTGCTCTGTGTCTTCTCCTAGAATCCCCATTATTTTAGTGGGAAACAAGTCTGACCTGCAGGTGGGCAGCTCCATGGAGGTCATCCTGCCCATCATGAACCAGTTCTCGGAGATTGAGACCTGTGTGGAggtgagggggctggggggtgTGCAGGGCCTCCCTgagggctgggaatgctggTTTGGTGGGAGTCAGGGatcccctgtgctcctggagggctGCCCTGATGGTGTTGCTCTACACAAGTCCAGGGGTTGAGAGCCTGTCCTTTGGCCTTTCTGTCCTTTAACCCCTTGCCAAGGAGCAGCTTTCTGAGTCTGCCCTCTGTGGCTCTCTAGTTGGAGCTCCACACAGGCCCTGTTGGTTCTGGGGCTGTGGAATGGGCACAGCAAAGCCAGAACAAAACCCCGGGGATTGCCCCTTTGGATTTTTCCTCATGGTGGAAAAATGTTGCTCTGGGTTTTGAGGCACAGCTAGTCTGGCTGGGGGAGATTGTATCATCCTCTCTCTTCTTCTGAATCCCCAGTGCTCTGCCAAGAACCTCAAGAACATCTCTGAGCTCTTCTACTATGCCCAGAAAGCTGTGCTGCACCCCACTGCCCCGCTCTATGACCCAGAGGAGAAGCAGGTGGGTTCCTGGGGGAGTCTCCTTCCCTcacactgctctgggctggaggTTTTGGAATGCAGGTGGAGGGTTTGGGCTGGCACAGACTCCTGTGCTCAGTacacctgcagggactgggGTGTGTTGGGGCAGAAGCCCTCATGCTCCAGGTTGTGTGTTGGTTGTGGAGGGAAGGCTCAAGAAGAACAATTCCCCATGGATTGTCCTCTCTGACTTTAGATGGGATagtaggaaaaatttcttcatggtgagggtggtcaggcactggcacaggtggAATGGTGGAGTCAGCATTCCTGGAAGGATTTTAAAGctctgtggatgtggcacttggggacatgggctactggtggccttggcagtgctgggggaacagCTGGACTCAGATCTTGGGGCAGTTTTCCACCCTTTATCATTCCATGAGTCCCACCTCCAAGGAGGCTGTGGTACAGGCCTAGAAGTGCAGGAAGGAGCCCTCTGagtgtggggctgcaggaggaagggccaggctgtggctgGCCCTGGCATTGTCACCATGGTTGGTCCTTGCAGCTCAAACCCGCCTGCGCTCGAGCGCTGACCCGCATCTTCAACCTCTCAGACCAGGACAACAACCAGATCCTCAGTGATGATGAGCTCAACTACTTCCAGGTagggtggctgcagagctgaggagtTCCCCAGTGCCTGGGATTCCCTTtccagcagaggagctgcccctcctggcacagccatcCCGTTCCTGTTTGGTGtttctgtggcacagctgggtgcATCTCTGAGCATGTGGGGCTCCATCTTCCCAAGCTTGGGCTGTTTGCTCTGCCATGGGAAGACCAGGAGGCTCTGGAGGTGCTGAGAGCCCTGAATTATTGGGATGCTGAAGAACAGGGGTTTGGTCAAGGCATAAGACAGAAATCCATGAGCTGGGTGGATTTTCcctccctgaagccccattccTTGCcaagggagaggggacaggatTGTGCTCTCTGAGTGCTTTTCTGACAATGGTGTTCATTCTCTTGGGAGGCAGAAGTCTTGTTTTGGAAACCCCCTGGCTCCCCAGGCCCTGGAGGATGTCAAGATGGTTGTGTGGAAGAACACGACAGACGGGGTGCAGGACAACGGCCTCACCTTGAACGGTAACAGCCCAggggctccctgctcctccccagggtTGGGGGGATCCTCCTccctcagcacatcccaggGGCTGCCCTTGGTCTGAGCCTCCTGGCCTAGTTAGTCCAGGCCTGGTTAGTCCCTGTTGTTAAAGCAAGCTGCTGTGGCtctctgagccagcagtgttTTCCCAGGGGAAGCATGGCTGAGGGGTGCACCCCTGAGCCTGAGCTGACTCCACTGACCCCTGAGCCTGAGCTGACTCCCCTGTGGCTGAGCCCCCTGGTCTCTCCTGCAGGCTTCCTCTTCCTCAACACCCTCTTCATCCAGAGGGGCCGGCACGAGACCACCTGGACCATCCTGCGCCGCTTCGGCTACGACGACGAGCTGGAGCTGACAGATGATTACCTGTACCCACAgtgagtgcccagggctgcccaggggccACATCCCCCTGGTGCATggcccagcatccccagcaccctggctgcatcctccctgcagcccaggagctgctctggggtcAGGTTCACAGTGCTCACTttcccctggggcaggagctgacATGTGGGCTCAGGGACAAACACAGCACGCCTGGGGCTGCTGATTTAGGCAGACAGCAAGGTGGGGAATGAAATGCAGACTTGCCTTGACATCAGCAAGGGGTTCTTGGaggctgctgtgtgcctggCTGAGCGAGGCACAGCGGCTGTGTCGGGAGCAGTGAGCTGTCAGCACAGCCCTCACGGCGCATTGTGCAGCTCCCgtctcctctctgctccctgccactCTGGAGATGGGGAGCTGGCAGCAATGGAAGGGTTTGGCTTGggagctgcctcctcctcttcccagagagcaggctgcagggaggtgacagggacacgCTGGTGGATGgcacccagggcactgctgaagCCCTAGGCATGAGGCAGAGCGAGGGCACAGCATCTCCTGGGATGTGCCAGGGAAAGGCCACTGTGCATCCTCAAGGGATTCTCCACTAAATAAAGGGGCTGTGTCAAGGAATAGCCAGGCCTGGAGGCAACAGCTGAccttgagcagggagggagtGGGGAGCTGTTTCCCCTGGGTGAGATGTGCTCACACACTGCCCTTCATTCAGGGCTTGAGGAGGTTCATTTGGGTGTCTGAACTGCAGAATAAGATATGAAAGATAAAAGGGAGGTTTTAGGTTGGGTAGTAGGAAAAATTTCTCTGCTGAAAGAGTTAGGTTGGGTAGTAGGAAAAATTTCCTAGGTTTTCCTAGGTTTATGTTGGGTAGTAGGAAAAACTTCTCTGCTGaaaggcactggcacagctgcccagggcagtggtggagtcccccCATCACTGGAGGGATTCAAAGCTCTGTGGATGTGTTGAAAGCAAAGGGAGATGACCCAtctttgttgatcagcatcgaactccagTTTATTGATCTCACTCACACACTTTTATAGTGCTGTTAATTAAGCTTATACATATTACAAAATCCGAGCTCATCATAGGTCacagattacacaccaacccctccttttgttttcaatacctgtggtttgttattgaaaccaagatttgtgttctcaccctgatatgaaagttctcaaggcctccatgtttgtcaacttttgctttcccaaaacttatccaaggacaagatatttacttgttattaaaaacagtctgagaacttctgctgtttacataaacatgcctgagaacttttgttgtttacagaaacaggctgtgagaatttgctcctcacagctgccttttaagccatctctgagcaaaattctccagcattgatgtggcacttggggacatgggtcaATGATAGCCTTGACAGTGTTGGAGCAGTTGGACTCAATCagagagggcttttccaacctaagtAATTCCATGCTTTTCCCAACAGGATCCGTGTGCCCCCTGGCTGCTCCACAGAGCTCAACCACTTGGGATACCAGTTCCTGCAGAGGCTCTTTGAGAAGCACGACaaggtgggcagcagggcaggggctgcagggcaggggctgcacagctgTGCTCCCCTAACCacccctctgtgccagggagccCCAGGGAAAGGCTTTCCTCTGCCACAGCATTCCCTCTTTggaggctgtgggagcaggaagaGGCCACAGCATGCTGTAGGTGGTCTGATGGCCTGTCAGGGACGTGGGGTTTGGTCACTACTCTGGGCCAAGAGACAGTTTGGACTTTGAGGGACTGGGTCTGAGTTGGCATCAAGCTGGCATGGCCCttgtgcctggctgcagcaggcagggaggcagggaattgggcagggagggagttgagcagggaagcagaggattgggcagggagggagggagttgggcagggagggagttgggcagggtggcagggaattgggcagggtggcagggaattgggcagggaggcaggcagggaagcgggcacagctgctggccagcagcCATGGACCAAACACCAGCATCTGCCAGCCTGGTGGagggctgccaggctggagagagggagagaaagcaaCACATTTGTGCCAAACTCAGGCT is a window of Melospiza georgiana isolate bMelGeo1 chromosome 16, bMelGeo1.pri, whole genome shotgun sequence DNA encoding:
- the RHOT2 gene encoding mitochondrial Rho GTPase 2 isoform X1, giving the protein MKRDVRILLLGEAQVGKTSLIMALVGEEFPEEVPPRAEEITIPADVTPEKVPTHIVDYSESEQTEEELQEEIAKANVVCMVYDVTKEATIDKIRTKWIPMVNGGLEKGSRIPIILVGNKSDLQVGSSMEVILPIMNQFSEIETCVECSAKNLKNISELFYYAQKAVLHPTAPLYDPEEKQLKPACARALTRIFNLSDQDNNQILSDDELNYFQKSCFGNPLAPQALEDVKMVVWKNTTDGVQDNGLTLNGFLFLNTLFIQRGRHETTWTILRRFGYDDELELTDDYLYPQIRVPPGCSTELNHLGYQFLQRLFEKHDKDQDGALSHTELQNFFSVFPCVPWGPELYNTVCTTDKGLLSLHGFLCQWTLVAYLDVRHCLECLGYLGYPILSEQDSQTQALTVTREKRIDLEKGQTQRNVFLCKVLGARGAGKSAFLQAFLGRSLAAQKEKPGKPSLYTINTVQVNGQEKYLILSEVSADSTFSKPSDTACDVACFIYSLSDPKSFSYCASIYKQHYVDSQIPCVFVASKTDLPEASQQPGLFPAEFCYKHCLPPPLPFSCHSQGPPSTAVYTKLATAATFPHLNAVELGVASFWLRVALGAAVTALVGFTLYRLLAKNK